A single window of Loxodonta africana isolate mLoxAfr1 chromosome 10, mLoxAfr1.hap2, whole genome shotgun sequence DNA harbors:
- the RNASE9 gene encoding inactive ribonuclease-like protein 9 gives MYPLSVLLLLFPQAQFKTTHNPFIVSGNFEEDFEDYLTEFYGTGSTTEPTKEKFKRKMIIVPGRQIHISNEEYCSHAILFKNIHNKLRCVKEHYFLQEPYEEIRKICYNSFIKCKNGIRKCNRSKKMMEGLYCKLRRGTTSPDCEYESFYKRGLAIITCKWQNSIGELVPVSINDISMPYSY, from the coding sequence ATGTACCCACTGTCTGTGCTACTATTGCTGTTCCCACAAGCGCAGTTCAAAACAACACATAATCCTTTCATTGTATCAGGTAATTTCGAAGAAGATTTTGAGGATTATTTGACAGAGTTTTATGGTACAGGATCTACCACAGAGCCtaccaaagaaaaattcaaacgTAAGATGATTATTGTACCCGGAAGACAAATACATATAAGTAATGAAGAATACTGTAGCCACGCAATCCTGTTTAAAAATATTCACAATAAGTTGCGCTGTGTGAAAGAACACTACTTCCTCCAAGAGCCATACGAGGAGATAAGAAAAATCTGTTACaactcatttataaaatgtaagAATGGCATTAGAAAATGTAACAGGAGCAAGAAAATGATGGAAGGACTGTATTGTAAATTAAGAAGAGGAACCACATCACCAGACTGTGAATATGAATCATTTTATAAGAGAGGACTTGCCATTATCACTTGTAAGTGGCAAAATTCAATTGGAGAACTTGTTCCTGTTAGCATAAATGATATATCGATGCCATATAGCTATTAG